In Vigna angularis cultivar LongXiaoDou No.4 chromosome 8, ASM1680809v1, whole genome shotgun sequence, one DNA window encodes the following:
- the LOC108344563 gene encoding uncharacterized protein LOC108344563, with protein sequence MAPRLPPPPPQTNEHDVPNNTRLLESVIEKLQEQNAVLMQQNVTNSQNLEAARANSEMTQRQLMEILAATRGTPGASASNATHQAEWTLESFLQHRPTKFDGKCPPDGADQWIRDMEQIYDAKECPNDRRLAFIEYLLTGEASHWWSTAKMLLTESHSPISWKVFKEKFYEEYFPDSVRFGKEVEFLQLVQGNMSVSEYTNRFKHLVRFHTLAISEVWQCRKFENGLRSDLKVLISSLCIKSFPAMIERAKVLEKNVAEAERQKKQQQATRGPIMSRPNLNRNRLPYARPAQPSNSQAMVVAGQSGQHGSVRCFKCGGPHYRSSCPLLEGAKYCTRYRRHGHMEHECNMGGRAVMRPPNAGRMQ encoded by the coding sequence atggcacctagacttcctcctcctccaccacagACCAATGAACATGATGTGCCCAACAACACAAGGCTGTTGGAATCTGTGATCGAGAAGCTACAAGAGCAGAATGCTGTTCTGATGCAGCAGAACGTGACTAATTCACAAAATCTCGAAGCTGCTCGCGCCAATTCTGAAATGACTCAGAGGCAACTAATGGAAATTCTTGCAGCTACTAGGGGTACGCCGGGAGCATCTGCTTCAAATGCTACTCATCAAGCTGAGTGGACTTTGGAGAGCTTTTTGCAGCATCGCCCTACAAAGTTTGATGGGAAGTGCCCTCCTGACGGAGCTGATCAGTGGATAAGGGACATGGAACAGATCTATGATGCCAAGGAATGTCCGAACGATAGAAGACTGGCATTCATTGAGTATTTATTGACTGGGGAGGCCAGTCATTGGTGGTCGACTGCGAAGATGTTGCTAACGGAATCTCACAGCCCTATTTCCTGGAAAGTCTTCAAGGAAAAGTTTTATGAGGAGTATTTCCCGGATAGTGTTCGTTTCGGCAAAGAAGTGGAATTTCTCCAGTTGGTGCAAGGTAATATGTCTGTTTCCGAGTACACCAACAGGTTCAAACATCTGGTTCGTTTTCATACCCTGGCGATCAGTGAAGTGTGGCAGTGtaggaagtttgaaaatgggCTGAGAAGTGATCTGAAGGTACTGATATCTAGCCTGTGCATTAAGTCTTTTCCTGCCATGATTGAGAGAGCAAAAGTGTTAGAGAAAAATGTGGCTGAAGCAGAACGACAGAAGAAGCAACAACAGGCAACTAGAGGGCCGATCATGTCCAGGCCGAATCTGAATCGGAACAGGTTGCCGTATGCTCGTCCAGCACAACCATCAAATTCTCAGGCTATGGTTGTTGCCGGACAGTCTGGACAGCATGGATCAGTCAGATGTTTtaagtgtggaggaccacactacCGATCGTCGTGTCCTCTGTTGGAGGGAGCAAAATACTGCACTCGCTATAGAAGACACGGTCACATGGAGCACGAGTGCAATATGGGCGGACGAGCAGTAATGAGGCCACCAAATGCCGGAAGGATGCAATAG